From Asterias rubens chromosome 3, eAstRub1.3, whole genome shotgun sequence, the proteins below share one genomic window:
- the LOC117287978 gene encoding atrial natriuretic peptide receptor 3-like → MIGATSSLCVVENDTKNGKDLTIAVLLPRYPCRGLQVHYPFFLQMAGPAISIALQSVESTLLSERDVKLKMIDTECELASAQFSMIDLMFNDTVHVVLGPGMEYVVSAVGRLLAKWGIPQITAGGLAAGFMTNGQRASDYSTLTRVQGPYKKMAGFTSRYFSNMGWNHSIMIFFDNEKVTSDCRFGVGPIYNLNLKAGLTGTSYKQIDGKEEDFTYQQTKDLLLNTIRPVSRENMLIQL, encoded by the exons ATGATTGGAGCTACTTCGTCGCTATGTGTGGTGGAGAATGATACCAAAAATGGAAAGGACCTAACGATCGCCGTCTTACTGCCTCGCTATCCATGCCGGGGGTTGCAAGTACACTATCCGTTCTTCCTACAGATGGCGGGGCCCGCCATTTCGATAGCTTTACAAAGTGTGGAATCTACGTTACTATCCGAAAGGGATGTTAAACTCAAAATGATCGACACCGAATGTGAATTAGCAAGCGCACAGTTTTCCATGATAGACCTTATGTTCAACGATACCGTACATGTAGTGTTAGGACCGGGTATGGAGTATGTGGTCTCGGCCGTAGGTCGACTCCTCGCCAAGTGGGGGATCCCACAGATCACGGCCGGTGGACTGGCCGCCGGGTTCATGACGAACGGCCAGAGAGCGAGCGACTATTCTACGCTGACGCGAGTCCAGGGACCTTACAAGAAAATGGCCGGGTTCACCTCCCGCTACTTCTCAAATATGGGCTGGAATCATTCCATAATGATATTCTTCGACAATGAGAAGGTCACGAGCGACTGTAGATTTGGAGTCGGTCCTATTTATAATCTGAATTTAAAAGCTGGTTTAACTGGAACATCCTACAAACAGATCGACGGTAAAGAAGAAGACTTTACTTATCAACAGACAAAGGATCTCTTACTGAATACGATCAGACCGGTTTCAAGAG AGAACATGCTCATACAGTTGTAG
- the LOC117288507 gene encoding atrial natriuretic peptide receptor 3-like: MSADFCLKAVLWNAAISVILTLGTGALLTGDVSVNSGIDRVKNDIDINIAVLLPRYPVAWTYAGDTVRYPFFSQMVLPAISIAIDKVRRTTMQSRNITLLPVVDTQCKLSTGQFRMVDLEMNLKPDMYLGPGCEYATSGIGRFLGHWGVPHITAGGLAEGFRGKQREEFPTLTRVQGSYRKQGGFIARYFHLNKWNHTQLLFFETENEINDCYLAMGSLYRTLHVDRTQVSYHGINKKDEEFTKEMSKTLLVEKVKPVARSK; the protein is encoded by the coding sequence ATGTCTGCCGATTTTTGTTTGAAAGCGGTCTTATGGAATGCTGCCATCTCCGTTATTTTGACATTAGGGACAGGTGCACTATTAACAGGTGATGTTAGTGTTAATAGTGGTATCGATCGAGTAAAGAATGACATTGACATCAATATTGCTGTTCTACTCCCTCGGTACCCGGTGGCGTGGACGTATGCAGGGGACACTGTCCGGTACCCCTTCTTCTCTCAGATGGTCCTCCCAGCCATCTCGATTGCCATCGACAAAGTCCGCCGGACAACCATGCAGAGTAGAAACATCACATTATTACCCGTTGTGGACACCCAGTGCAAACTGAGCACTGGTCAGTTTCGCATGGTGGACTTGGAGATGAACTTGAAACCAGATATGTATCTGGGCCCGGGGTGCGAGTACGCTACCTCGGGTATAGGGAGGTTCTTAGGTCACTGGGGTGTACCTCACATCACGGCCGGCGGGCTGGCCGAGGGGTTCCGTGGGAAACAGAGGGAGGAATTCCCAACACTGACCCGTGTGCAGGGTAGCTACAGGAAGCAGGGTGGGTTTATTGCCCGGTACTTTCATCTAAACAAATGGAATCATACACAGTTACTTTTCTTCGAGACGGAGAATGAAATCAATGATTGCTACTTAGCCATGGGATCGCTGTACAGAACACTACATGTAGACAGAACTCAAGTCAGTTACCACGGAATAAATAAAAAGGATGAGGAATTTACAAAAGAGATGTCAAAAACTTTACTGGTGGAGAAAGTCAAACCAGTGGCAAGAAGTAAGTGA